A stretch of Dietzia lutea DNA encodes these proteins:
- a CDS encoding UTP--glucose-1-phosphate uridylyltransferase, producing the protein MTSDTSPAPQFRTAVVPAAGLGTRFLPATKTVPKELLPVVDTPGIELIAEEATEAGAGRLAIVTSERKVGVMAHFAEDSVLEGTLEDRGKDVLLHKVQRAPGLIEVVDVRQDEPLGLGHAIAQVESVLGAEEQAVAVLLPDDLVLPFGILGQMNAVRAERGGSVLCAFEVDPDNVSSYGVFEVEDTDDPSVKKVLGMVEKPAAEDAPSNLAAAGRYVLDRAIFDALRRTEPGAGGEIQITDAIDLLIDEGHPVHVVVHDGTRHDLGNPGGYIKACVDFALDNPAYADDLREWLAGRLGA; encoded by the coding sequence ATGACGTCCGACACCTCACCCGCGCCGCAGTTCCGGACCGCCGTCGTCCCGGCGGCCGGTCTCGGGACCCGGTTCCTGCCCGCCACCAAGACGGTGCCCAAGGAGCTCCTGCCCGTCGTGGACACGCCGGGGATCGAGCTCATCGCCGAGGAGGCCACCGAGGCGGGGGCCGGGCGGCTCGCGATCGTCACTTCCGAGCGCAAGGTCGGCGTGATGGCGCACTTCGCCGAGGACTCCGTCCTCGAGGGCACGCTCGAGGACCGCGGCAAGGACGTCCTGCTACACAAGGTCCAGCGCGCGCCCGGGCTCATCGAGGTCGTCGACGTCCGTCAGGACGAGCCCCTGGGCCTGGGGCACGCGATCGCGCAGGTCGAGTCGGTGCTCGGCGCCGAGGAGCAGGCCGTGGCGGTGCTGCTGCCGGACGACCTGGTGCTGCCGTTCGGGATCCTCGGCCAGATGAACGCCGTCCGCGCCGAGCGCGGCGGCAGCGTGCTGTGCGCGTTCGAGGTGGACCCGGACAACGTCTCCTCCTACGGCGTGTTCGAGGTGGAGGACACCGACGACCCGTCGGTGAAGAAGGTGCTCGGCATGGTCGAGAAGCCGGCCGCCGAGGACGCGCCCTCCAACCTCGCCGCGGCCGGGCGGTACGTGCTCGACCGCGCGATCTTCGACGCGCTGCGTCGCACCGAGCCGGGCGCCGGCGGGGAGATCCAGATTACCGACGCGATCGACCTGCTCATCGACGAGGGGCACCCCGTGCACGTGGTGGTCCACGACGGCACCCGCCACGACCTGGGCAACCCGGGCGGCTACATCAAGGCGTGCGTGGACTTCGCGCTGGACAACCCGGCGTACGCGGACGACCTCCGCGAGTGGCTCGCGGGCCGACTGGGGGCGTAA
- a CDS encoding 5-formyltetrahydrofolate cyclo-ligase: MPQDEPDVGAGPTADAAVKARLRREVLARRAAVPAPVRVRRDRAILDHLAGIVTAGMVVCAYVPDDDEAGGRGLPEELARRGARVLLPVSPARGPVEWAAYAGPADLVRGRFGILVPSAPPGDPELIADADLVLVPAVAVDRSGTRLGRGGGYYDRSLALVGPRTRLLALADTENVLEHIPAEAHDRPVHGAITPDGVLDFGTWHSPE; encoded by the coding sequence ATGCCGCAGGACGAGCCCGACGTCGGCGCGGGGCCCACCGCCGACGCGGCCGTGAAGGCACGGTTGCGCCGGGAGGTCCTCGCGCGCCGCGCCGCCGTGCCCGCGCCGGTGCGCGTCCGGCGTGACCGGGCCATCCTCGACCACCTGGCGGGGATCGTCACCGCGGGGATGGTCGTCTGTGCGTACGTGCCCGACGACGACGAGGCCGGCGGGCGGGGTCTGCCGGAGGAGCTGGCGCGCCGCGGTGCGCGGGTACTATTGCCCGTCTCCCCGGCGCGCGGCCCGGTGGAGTGGGCTGCGTACGCCGGGCCGGCGGATCTGGTTCGGGGCCGGTTCGGCATCCTCGTGCCGTCAGCGCCGCCGGGGGACCCGGAACTCATCGCCGACGCCGACCTCGTACTGGTGCCGGCCGTGGCCGTCGACCGTTCCGGGACGCGGCTCGGGCGGGGCGGCGGCTACTACGACCGCTCGCTCGCACTCGTCGGGCCCCGCACCCGACTCCTCGCGCTGGCCGACACGGAGAACGTCCTCGAGCACATCCCCGCCGAGGCCCACGACCGGCCCGTGCACGGCGCCATCACGCCGGACGGGGTTCTCGACTTCGGAACTTGGCACTCGCCGGAGTAG
- a CDS encoding FmdB family zinc ribbon protein has product MPTYSYRCRDCGVAFDIQQSFDEDSLTVCPQCDGGLRKLFNTVGVVFKGSGFYRTDSRGAGEGGSSGSGSSGSGSSGGSSNGSSSNGSSSGGSSSTGSSGSGSGSGSSATAGAGSSSGSSSSSSSSSS; this is encoded by the coding sequence ATGCCCACCTACTCCTACCGGTGCCGCGACTGTGGCGTCGCCTTCGACATCCAGCAGTCCTTCGACGAGGACTCGCTGACGGTCTGCCCGCAGTGCGACGGCGGCCTGCGCAAGCTCTTCAACACGGTCGGTGTCGTCTTCAAGGGCTCCGGCTTCTACCGCACGGATAGTCGCGGCGCCGGCGAGGGCGGCTCGTCCGGCTCGGGTTCGTCCGGGTCCGGTTCCTCGGGCGGCTCCTCGAACGGCAGCTCCTCGAACGGCTCGTCGAGCGGCGGTTCCTCGTCCACCGGGTCCTCGGGATCAGGGTCCGGTTCGGGCTCGAGCGCGACCGCCGGTGCCGGCTCGTCCTCGGGCTCGTCCAGCTCGTCGTCGTCCTCGTCGTCGTAA